From one Phytohabitans houttuyneae genomic stretch:
- a CDS encoding GH39 family glycosyl hydrolase, whose translation MTVEDVARERWAQLMGAGGAQDRAPGEIVPADLPAPAGLVATGGRGHVTLAWEPVPGAIGYAVHRATASTGPYEPVDHGGGDVLAVPHGPYADTTGEPFREYWYAVAPLGTVTSMGPLSVPASAAAHTGGDAAVRVEVTADGDAGPLHRPWRAMVGSEHLSHLLCADTSGGRPIGAELREALRRVRDELGVQQVRAHAILCDDLGVYRLVDGRPRLDFSGVDRVYDAVLELGMRPVVELSFMPRDLASDPSRTVFAYQAIISPPRDWDQWSWLVRELTAHLVERYGLDEVRDNWWFEVWNEANLSVFWSGTPAEFWRLYDESARAVKAVDPGLHVGGPASAAVGWIEDQLARESPVDFVSTHTYGSPPLDLRPLAGDRPLLWTEWGVTATHGSEVNDTVFAATFLLRGMRSAAGRVDALAPWVASDHFEELGRPPRLTHGGFGLLTVGNLAKPKYWALALAQRLGDTELPVALSGDGAGGLVEAWAARSGDGVVTVLLWNATLDHTKADGDPELDRAVTIDVTGLPAAAYRMTHWRVDARHSNIAALWRTISEGRDWPDERQWAALREADRVETAEPSRVLKVKDRTAAVAFDLPMPSISCVELVPI comes from the coding sequence ATGACGGTCGAAGATGTCGCCCGGGAGCGGTGGGCGCAGCTGATGGGGGCGGGTGGCGCGCAGGACCGGGCACCGGGCGAGATCGTGCCGGCGGACCTGCCCGCGCCGGCGGGGCTCGTCGCCACCGGTGGGCGCGGCCACGTGACGCTCGCATGGGAGCCGGTGCCGGGCGCGATCGGGTACGCGGTGCACCGCGCCACCGCCTCAACCGGCCCGTACGAGCCGGTGGACCACGGCGGCGGTGACGTGCTCGCGGTGCCGCACGGCCCGTACGCGGACACCACCGGCGAGCCGTTCCGCGAGTACTGGTACGCGGTCGCGCCGCTCGGCACGGTGACCTCGATGGGTCCGCTCAGCGTGCCCGCCTCCGCTGCCGCGCACACCGGCGGGGACGCGGCGGTGCGGGTCGAGGTGACCGCCGACGGGGACGCCGGGCCGCTGCACCGGCCGTGGCGGGCGATGGTCGGCTCGGAGCACCTGAGCCACCTGCTCTGCGCGGACACGAGCGGCGGCCGGCCGATCGGCGCGGAGCTGCGCGAGGCGCTGCGCCGGGTCCGCGACGAGTTGGGCGTCCAGCAGGTACGCGCTCACGCCATCCTCTGCGACGACCTCGGCGTGTACCGGCTCGTCGACGGGCGGCCGCGGCTGGACTTCAGCGGCGTGGACCGGGTCTACGACGCCGTACTGGAGCTGGGCATGCGGCCGGTGGTCGAGCTGTCGTTCATGCCGCGCGACCTGGCCAGCGACCCGTCGCGGACCGTCTTCGCGTACCAGGCGATCATCTCGCCACCGCGCGACTGGGACCAGTGGTCGTGGCTGGTGCGTGAGCTGACCGCCCATCTCGTCGAGCGGTACGGCTTGGACGAGGTGCGCGACAACTGGTGGTTCGAGGTGTGGAACGAGGCCAACCTGTCGGTCTTCTGGTCCGGCACGCCGGCCGAGTTCTGGCGGCTGTACGACGAGAGCGCCCGCGCCGTGAAGGCCGTCGACCCGGGGCTGCACGTGGGCGGCCCGGCCTCGGCCGCGGTCGGGTGGATCGAGGACCAGCTGGCCCGCGAGTCGCCGGTCGACTTCGTCTCCACCCACACGTACGGCAGCCCGCCGCTAGACCTCCGCCCGCTCGCCGGCGACCGCCCTCTACTGTGGACGGAGTGGGGCGTGACCGCCACGCACGGCAGCGAGGTGAACGACACCGTCTTCGCGGCGACCTTCCTCCTCCGCGGCATGCGCTCGGCGGCCGGGCGGGTGGACGCGCTCGCCCCGTGGGTAGCCTCCGACCACTTCGAGGAGCTGGGCCGGCCGCCGCGGCTGACACACGGCGGGTTCGGGCTGCTCACGGTCGGCAACCTGGCCAAGCCGAAGTACTGGGCGCTCGCGCTAGCCCAGCGCCTCGGCGACACGGAGCTGCCGGTCGCCCTCTCCGGCGACGGCGCGGGTGGCCTGGTGGAGGCGTGGGCGGCAAGGTCGGGCGACGGCGTGGTCACGGTGCTGCTCTGGAACGCGACCCTCGACCACACCAAGGCCGACGGCGATCCGGAGCTTGACCGGGCCGTCACGATCGACGTGACCGGCCTGCCAGCGGCCGCGTACCGGATGACGCACTGGCGGGTCGACGCCCGCCACTCGAACATCGCGGCCCTGTGGCGCACGATCAGCGAGGGCCGCGACTGGCCGGACGAGCGGCAGTGGGCCGCCCTCCGCGAGGCCGACCGCGTGGAGACGGCCGAGCCGTCGCGCGTGCTGAAGGTCAAGGACCGCACGGCCGCCGTCGCCTTCGACCTGCCGATGCCGTCGATCTCCTGCGTCGAACTTGTGCCCATTTAG
- a CDS encoding glucoamylase family protein: MRRLLAVVLALLLLPAAPAAAAPNVLHTYAKDTWRSMVAMVEPATGLPADNIGGDLAPGSRSAYTSPTNIGGLMWSAVAARDVGVISRREASTVVGAALRGLSRLDRHDDSGMFYNWYDPRTGTVITTWPEDGTPRTPFLSSVDNGWLAAALVVARNAFPEHRALAGRLLAPMDFGFYYNPDARGEDFPAGLIRGGFWDTPPTECSVVGNYRDRGPDVWYTCNHYDIAVTEPRIASYLGIAFGQIPPAHYFATQRTFPATCDWDWLEQQPTGFQTTHLGVPVFEGSYTYRGIQFVPSWGGDMFEALMPDLFVPEAKWGPRSWGRNHPATVAGQIEHGLRDAKYGYWGFSPASDPFGGYRVWGVDAMGMDPGGYPSDVESSNYDGGFGDCRPAGPAPTYGDGVVTPHAAFLALPYAKRAVLDNLAKMRANLGAYGPGGFYDAVAVRSGTVAKRYLALDQAMILGAIGNELGNGSIHRAFVTPQIERALRPLMAMETFNVRPQ, translated from the coding sequence ATGCGACGACTTCTCGCCGTTGTCCTGGCTCTTCTCCTCCTACCCGCCGCTCCCGCGGCCGCCGCACCGAACGTGTTGCACACCTATGCGAAGGACACCTGGCGCTCGATGGTCGCCATGGTGGAACCGGCCACCGGCCTGCCGGCCGACAACATCGGCGGCGACCTGGCTCCGGGAAGCCGCTCGGCGTACACGTCGCCGACGAACATCGGTGGCCTGATGTGGTCGGCCGTCGCCGCCCGGGACGTCGGCGTGATCTCGCGCCGGGAGGCCTCCACCGTGGTCGGCGCCGCGCTGCGCGGGCTGTCGCGGCTGGACCGGCACGACGACTCCGGCATGTTCTACAACTGGTACGACCCGCGCACCGGCACGGTCATCACCACGTGGCCGGAGGACGGCACCCCGCGCACGCCATTTCTGTCCAGCGTGGACAACGGCTGGCTGGCGGCGGCGCTCGTGGTGGCGCGCAACGCCTTTCCCGAGCACCGGGCGCTCGCCGGCCGCCTGCTCGCGCCGATGGACTTCGGCTTCTACTACAACCCGGACGCGCGCGGCGAGGACTTCCCGGCGGGGCTCATCCGCGGCGGCTTCTGGGACACCCCGCCGACCGAATGTTCAGTGGTCGGCAACTACCGCGACCGGGGGCCCGACGTCTGGTACACGTGCAACCACTACGACATCGCGGTGACCGAGCCGCGGATCGCCAGCTACCTCGGCATCGCGTTCGGGCAGATCCCGCCCGCGCACTACTTCGCCACGCAGCGCACGTTCCCGGCCACGTGCGACTGGGACTGGCTGGAGCAGCAGCCCACCGGCTTCCAGACCACGCACCTCGGCGTTCCGGTCTTCGAGGGCTCGTACACGTACCGGGGCATCCAGTTCGTGCCGAGCTGGGGCGGGGACATGTTCGAGGCCCTGATGCCGGACCTGTTCGTGCCCGAGGCGAAGTGGGGGCCGCGCAGCTGGGGTCGCAACCACCCGGCCACCGTGGCGGGGCAGATCGAGCACGGCCTGCGCGACGCGAAGTACGGCTACTGGGGCTTCTCCCCCGCCTCCGACCCGTTCGGCGGCTACCGGGTGTGGGGCGTTGACGCGATGGGCATGGACCCTGGCGGCTACCCGTCCGACGTGGAGTCGTCCAACTACGACGGCGGCTTCGGCGACTGCCGCCCCGCCGGACCGGCACCGACCTACGGTGACGGCGTGGTGACCCCGCACGCGGCGTTCCTCGCGCTGCCGTACGCCAAGCGCGCGGTGCTCGACAACCTGGCGAAGATGCGGGCCAACCTCGGCGCGTACGGCCCGGGCGGCTTCTACGACGCGGTCGCGGTGCGCAGCGGCACGGTCGCGAAGCGGTACCTGGCGCTCGACCAGGCGATGATCCTCGGCGCGATCGGCAACGAGCTGGGGAACGGCTCGATCCACCGCGCGTTCGTGACGCCGCAGATCGAGCGCGCGCTGCGCCCGCTGATGGCCATGGAAACCTTCAACGTGAGGCCCCAGTGA
- a CDS encoding carbohydrate ABC transporter permease, whose protein sequence is MRRKDLVARAALYTILGAGILVVVGPFLWAALSSVKPESEIRRIPATWWPEVFTLDNYRELLSRLDFPQAFANSAIVAVLTTLGNLVFCSLLGYALAKLRFPGKRALFVVVLGTLMVPSMVTFVPQFVMVSNLGLVNSYGGLILPFLATPFGVFLMRQYLLSIPDELIEAARVDGAGELRIFARIVLPLCGPALATLTILTFLASWNNFLWPLVVATTEDKYTLPVALALYSVGQNRIDFGLVLAGAVAVLLPVVIVFVLLQRHFLRGIATTGLK, encoded by the coding sequence ATGCGACGCAAAGATCTGGTCGCGCGCGCCGCGCTGTACACAATCCTCGGCGCGGGGATCCTGGTGGTCGTCGGCCCGTTCCTGTGGGCGGCGCTGTCGTCGGTGAAGCCGGAGTCGGAGATCCGCCGCATCCCGGCCACCTGGTGGCCGGAGGTCTTCACCCTCGACAACTACCGCGAGCTGCTGTCCAGGCTGGACTTTCCGCAGGCGTTCGCCAACTCGGCGATCGTCGCGGTGCTGACCACCCTCGGCAACCTCGTCTTCTGCTCGCTGCTCGGTTACGCGCTGGCCAAGCTGCGCTTCCCCGGCAAGCGGGCGCTCTTCGTCGTCGTGCTCGGCACGCTGATGGTGCCGAGCATGGTGACGTTCGTGCCGCAGTTCGTGATGGTCAGCAACCTCGGGCTGGTCAACTCGTACGGCGGCCTGATCCTGCCCTTCCTGGCCACCCCGTTCGGCGTCTTCCTGATGCGGCAGTACCTGCTGTCCATTCCGGACGAGCTGATCGAGGCGGCCAGAGTGGACGGTGCCGGCGAGCTGCGCATCTTCGCGCGGATCGTGCTGCCACTGTGCGGCCCGGCGCTGGCCACGCTCACGATCCTCACGTTCCTCGCCTCCTGGAACAACTTCCTGTGGCCGCTTGTCGTGGCCACCACCGAGGACAAGTACACGCTCCCCGTCGCGCTCGCGCTCTACAGCGTGGGCCAGAACCGCATCGACTTCGGGCTCGTGCTCGCCGGTGCGGTCGCCGTCCTGCTGCCCGTGGTCATCGTGTTCGTCCTGCTCCAGCGGCACTTCCTGCGGGGCATCGCGACGACCGGACTCAAGTGA
- a CDS encoding carbohydrate ABC transporter permease, with amino-acid sequence MATATAPAPAPARADAAAGAGRPYRIRQGLAGWAFATPFTLLFLLFMAVPVVASLVMSVTDLRSTDLRTPFAVEFVGVDNYTRLLEDAQFRRAALNTAVFVVVGVPLTMAVGLAAASALNSGLVRFRTVFRVGFYLPVVTSIVALAVVWRFLLDPEAGLVNNALRLVGVEGPNWLGDPDLALPSIIAMAVWRNFGFLMVIFLAGLQAIPAELYESSKLDGAGRWAQFRHITVPLLRPTLLFGGVVTSIGYLQLFEEPLVMTRGGPLDSTLSVSYHIYNQFGFGNYGYAAAVSYVLFAAIVGLSVLQFRLLGSRD; translated from the coding sequence GTGGCCACCGCGACAGCACCGGCACCGGCACCGGCCAGGGCGGATGCCGCTGCCGGTGCCGGCCGCCCCTACCGGATCCGCCAGGGGCTGGCCGGCTGGGCCTTCGCCACCCCGTTCACGCTGCTCTTTCTGCTCTTCATGGCGGTACCGGTGGTGGCGTCGCTGGTGATGAGCGTGACCGACCTGCGCTCGACCGACCTGCGGACGCCGTTCGCGGTGGAGTTCGTCGGCGTTGACAACTACACCCGCCTGCTGGAGGACGCGCAGTTTCGCCGGGCCGCGCTGAACACGGCGGTCTTCGTGGTCGTCGGTGTGCCGCTCACGATGGCGGTCGGGCTGGCCGCGGCCAGTGCGCTCAACTCCGGCCTGGTCCGCTTCCGCACGGTCTTCAGGGTCGGTTTCTACCTGCCGGTGGTGACCAGCATCGTGGCGCTCGCCGTGGTCTGGCGCTTCCTGCTCGACCCGGAGGCCGGCCTGGTCAACAACGCGCTACGCCTGGTCGGCGTCGAGGGGCCCAACTGGCTCGGCGACCCCGACCTCGCGCTGCCGTCGATCATCGCGATGGCGGTCTGGCGCAACTTCGGCTTTCTCATGGTGATTTTCCTGGCCGGGCTGCAGGCGATCCCCGCCGAGCTGTACGAGTCGTCCAAGCTGGACGGTGCCGGGCGGTGGGCGCAGTTTCGCCACATCACCGTGCCGCTGCTGCGTCCCACGCTGCTGTTCGGCGGCGTGGTCACCAGCATCGGCTACCTGCAGCTCTTCGAGGAGCCGCTGGTGATGACGCGGGGTGGGCCGCTCGACTCGACGCTGTCCGTCTCGTACCACATCTACAACCAGTTCGGCTTCGGCAACTACGGCTACGCCGCGGCGGTCAGCTACGTGCTCTTCGCCGCCATCGTGGGCCTGTCCGTGCTCCAGTTCCGGCTCCTGGGATCGAGGGACTGA
- a CDS encoding sugar ABC transporter substrate-binding protein, translated as MTTHRRLGTAAVLVAALLVGACGRDSGGGEDAAAPVAEGKATGEITVWAMGTEGEKLGAFAQDFMAENPDAKVNVTAVPWDAAHQKIASAIAGKQTPDVSMLGSTWMGEFAKTGALDPTPEGAADKGAFFPGAWDTTVVDDTSYGVPWYVETRLIYYRKDLAAKAGVTAPTTWDELKSFATAMRDKGGAKWGMNLQPGGTGSWQSLMPFAWSNGATLADGDRFTLDSPQMTEALAYYQSFFTDKLSPPTDLSLQGALEQSFINGSLAAFISGPWHIGLLNEQGGAGFKDKFAVTAMPRKQSATSFVGGSNLAVFKDAKNRDAAWKFVSWLSRPEVQIKWYQAVSDLPAVQSAWNDQSLAGDPFLSTFGEQLKDAKSPPAIPTWEQVAAVIDGEVEKVAKAGEDPAQAAKAMQQKASGIGTGA; from the coding sequence ATGACAACGCATCGGCGGTTGGGCACCGCCGCGGTGCTGGTCGCCGCGCTGCTGGTCGGCGCCTGCGGCCGCGACTCCGGCGGCGGCGAGGACGCCGCCGCGCCGGTGGCCGAGGGCAAGGCGACCGGCGAGATCACGGTATGGGCGATGGGCACCGAGGGCGAGAAGCTCGGCGCGTTCGCCCAGGACTTCATGGCGGAAAACCCGGACGCGAAGGTCAACGTGACGGCCGTACCGTGGGACGCCGCGCACCAGAAGATCGCCAGCGCGATCGCCGGCAAGCAGACGCCGGACGTGTCGATGCTCGGCTCGACGTGGATGGGCGAGTTCGCCAAGACCGGCGCGCTCGACCCGACGCCGGAGGGCGCCGCCGACAAGGGCGCGTTCTTCCCCGGCGCCTGGGACACCACGGTCGTCGACGACACGTCGTACGGCGTGCCCTGGTACGTCGAGACCCGGCTCATCTACTACCGCAAGGACCTTGCCGCCAAGGCCGGCGTGACCGCGCCGACCACCTGGGACGAGCTGAAGTCCTTCGCCACGGCCATGCGGGACAAGGGCGGCGCGAAATGGGGCATGAACCTGCAGCCCGGCGGCACCGGGAGCTGGCAGAGCCTCATGCCGTTCGCCTGGTCCAACGGCGCCACGCTCGCCGACGGGGACAGGTTCACACTGGACAGTCCACAGATGACCGAGGCGCTGGCGTACTACCAGTCCTTCTTCACCGACAAGCTCTCGCCGCCGACGGACCTGTCGCTGCAGGGCGCGCTGGAGCAGAGCTTCATCAACGGCTCGCTGGCCGCGTTCATCTCCGGGCCGTGGCACATCGGACTGCTCAACGAGCAGGGCGGGGCCGGGTTCAAGGACAAGTTCGCGGTGACCGCGATGCCGCGCAAGCAGTCCGCCACCTCGTTCGTCGGCGGCAGCAACCTCGCCGTCTTCAAGGACGCCAAGAACCGTGACGCGGCCTGGAAGTTCGTCTCCTGGCTGAGCCGGCCCGAGGTGCAGATCAAGTGGTACCAGGCGGTCTCCGACCTGCCCGCGGTGCAGAGCGCCTGGAACGACCAGAGCCTCGCCGGCGACCCGTTCCTGTCCACCTTCGGTGAGCAGCTCAAGGACGCCAAGTCACCGCCGGCGATTCCCACCTGGGAGCAGGTGGCCGCGGTGATCGACGGCGAGGTGGAGAAGGTCGCCAAAGCGGGTGAGGATCCGGCGCAGGCCGCCAAGGCGATGCAGCAGAAGGCCAGCGGCATCGGCACCGGAGCCTGA
- a CDS encoding LacI family DNA-binding transcriptional regulator, translating to MKALSKRRTGVTIYEVAQRAGVSIATVSRTMRDSNLVTPETRARVLAAVEELGFTPSRLGRSLAEGQHAANGIVFPDLVGPYYAEVVLGYEEVAADLGRSVLILATHGRRDAAAQVLELANRVDGMVVMGRTVGDDVVERIAASGPPLVLVARDPVSTVDTIRTDNERSARELAEHLLAHGHRRFAFVGDPDDSPDVAGRYAGFAAGLRAAGVAVPAPVRCSFDIEAGRTAAEALLRRRTPPQAVVCANDEVALGVHTAATDAGLNVPDDLAVTGWDDVMAARFAGLTTVRQPMRELGATAARWLHDRITERASDRPRSRLAVRSQVLPTQLTVRRSCGTHPTPGR from the coding sequence ATGAAAGCGCTTTCAAAGCGGCGCACCGGGGTCACCATTTACGAGGTGGCGCAGCGGGCCGGTGTCTCCATCGCGACCGTGTCGCGGACGATGCGGGACTCCAATCTCGTCACGCCCGAGACCCGCGCCCGCGTGCTCGCCGCCGTCGAGGAGCTCGGGTTCACGCCGAGCCGCCTGGGGCGTTCCCTCGCGGAGGGGCAGCACGCGGCCAACGGCATCGTGTTCCCCGACCTCGTCGGCCCGTACTACGCCGAGGTCGTCCTCGGCTACGAGGAGGTCGCCGCAGACCTCGGCCGCAGCGTGCTGATCCTGGCCACGCACGGCCGGCGGGACGCGGCGGCGCAGGTGCTGGAGCTCGCCAACCGGGTCGACGGCATGGTCGTCATGGGCCGTACCGTCGGCGACGACGTCGTGGAGCGCATCGCCGCGAGCGGGCCGCCGCTCGTGCTGGTCGCCCGCGACCCCGTCTCCACAGTGGACACCATCCGCACCGACAACGAGCGCAGCGCGCGCGAGCTGGCCGAGCACCTGCTCGCACACGGCCACCGGCGGTTCGCCTTCGTCGGCGACCCGGACGACTCCCCCGACGTCGCCGGCCGGTACGCCGGCTTCGCCGCCGGGCTGCGTGCCGCGGGCGTGGCCGTGCCGGCCCCCGTGCGCTGCTCTTTCGACATCGAGGCCGGCCGTACCGCGGCCGAGGCACTGCTGCGGCGGCGCACCCCGCCGCAGGCCGTGGTCTGCGCCAACGACGAGGTGGCCCTCGGCGTGCACACGGCGGCGACCGACGCCGGCCTGAACGTGCCGGACGACCTCGCGGTCACCGGCTGGGACGACGTGATGGCGGCCCGGTTCGCCGGGCTGACCACCGTCCGCCAACCGATGCGGGAGCTGGGTGCCACCGCGGCGCGCTGGCTGCACGACCGCATCACCGAGCGAGCCTCGGACCGGCCGCGCTCGCGCCTCGCGGTGCGCAGCCAGGTCCTTCCCACGCAGCTCACGGTCCGCCGCAGCTGCGGTACCCACCCCACCCCCGGGAGGTAG
- a CDS encoding acyl-CoA dehydrogenase family protein, translating into MTTAKTLRGLLGAAIPAPTGAHFRPDELAALAALQEVLDADVAPAAAAADAAGRYPSESVAALKRSGILQSGLPEDWGGLGASHRASLEAQVRIAAADSSVAQIFKVHDELTREIFVYCPDELRPLLSARIRDGAILGLAVAESGRKVDDPWRTIATPHPDGGFTVDGEKIYTTGAAEADLIAVWAFNPAAEGVAEDFLLGLQLNLVPRDAAGVTVHRDWDMLGQRATDSGTVTFRQVRTDPALRASLPGRAPLPQNSLRYQAGFAAVLVGIGIGALSAAAPFVASRARPWPPAGVDSAAEDPVVRRLAGELAAGLAAAYALTMSAGDLLDAFERGEISRTELAVPIFAAKSAATKAALAASTDAFALMGTSATRTGTGFDRYWRDARTLALHDPVDWKHIEIGANVLSGWDPPPGIYT; encoded by the coding sequence GTGACCACCGCCAAGACGCTCCGCGGCCTGCTCGGCGCGGCGATCCCCGCGCCCACGGGCGCGCACTTCCGGCCAGACGAGCTCGCGGCGCTGGCCGCGCTGCAGGAGGTCCTCGACGCCGACGTCGCGCCGGCCGCCGCCGCGGCTGATGCCGCCGGGCGGTACCCCTCGGAGTCGGTGGCCGCGCTCAAGCGCAGCGGCATCCTCCAGAGTGGACTCCCGGAGGACTGGGGCGGGCTCGGCGCTTCCCATCGCGCGTCGCTGGAGGCACAGGTGCGGATCGCCGCCGCCGACTCGTCGGTCGCGCAGATCTTCAAGGTGCACGACGAGCTGACCCGGGAGATATTCGTCTACTGTCCGGACGAGCTGCGGCCGCTGCTGTCCGCGCGGATCCGCGACGGTGCGATCCTCGGCCTGGCGGTCGCGGAGTCGGGCCGCAAGGTGGACGACCCGTGGCGCACGATCGCCACGCCCCACCCCGACGGCGGGTTCACTGTGGACGGCGAGAAGATCTACACGACCGGCGCGGCCGAGGCGGACCTGATCGCGGTGTGGGCGTTCAACCCGGCGGCTGAGGGCGTGGCGGAGGACTTCCTTCTCGGGCTCCAGCTCAACCTCGTGCCGCGCGACGCCGCCGGGGTCACGGTCCACCGCGACTGGGACATGCTCGGCCAGCGCGCCACCGACTCGGGGACGGTGACGTTCCGCCAAGTTCGCACCGATCCGGCGCTGCGGGCGAGCCTGCCCGGCCGCGCCCCACTGCCGCAGAACTCACTGCGCTACCAGGCCGGGTTCGCCGCGGTACTCGTCGGGATCGGGATCGGCGCGCTGAGCGCGGCCGCACCTTTCGTCGCGTCGCGGGCCCGGCCGTGGCCGCCGGCCGGTGTGGACAGTGCCGCCGAGGACCCGGTCGTGCGGCGGCTGGCGGGCGAGCTGGCCGCGGGCCTCGCGGCGGCGTACGCGCTGACGATGTCGGCGGGTGACCTGCTGGACGCGTTCGAGCGGGGTGAGATCAGCCGGACCGAGCTGGCCGTGCCGATCTTCGCGGCGAAGTCGGCCGCCACCAAGGCGGCGCTGGCCGCGTCGACCGATGCGTTTGCCCTGATGGGGACCAGCGCGACGCGCACCGGCACCGGGTTCGACAGGTACTGGCGGGATGCCCGCACGCTGGCACTCCACGACCCGGTGGACTGGAAGCACATCGAGATCGGCGCCAACGTCCTGTCCGGCTGGGATCCGCCGCCGGGAATTTATACCTGA
- a CDS encoding peroxidase family protein has protein sequence MTPFAAADVSTLAVPFAVQSLDGSGNNVANPTWGQANQPYSRVAAARYADGRSQPVSGPNSRYISNRVFNDVAQNVFSERQVTAWGWTWGQILDHTFGLRLGRAPGDPAGETANIPFNANDPLEEFENTLGFIPFVRSDPAPGTGVTNPRQQVNTNPSYINGFPIYGGTSARLDWLREGSNDGNPANNNARLLMQGNYLPRANARGSASTAPPMEVDGILRANPASAMVAGDVRANENLFLTATHTLLAREHNRIVGLLPASLSEEDRFQIARRVVMAEQQYITYTEWLPAMGISLPAYSGYNPGINTALSNEFATVGYRVHSQIHGEMEIATDASRYTAAQLAAFEAQGIEIVREGDEVELVIPLNRGFFNPALVPSIGLGPLLQAIGGEPQYKNEEMIDNQLRSVLFQIPVSGNPECLDGEGLPECFDAVLDLGAIDVERGRDHGMPTYNQLRQAYGLPARTSFTQITGEASAAFPPGTGVDNPASLGFPQLFDVFNAEVDQADEDAVEGTPVRFNRASPLAARLQGIYGSVDSVDAFVGALAEPHVAGTEFGELQRAIWTREFQRLRDGDRFFYANDPALQYIQSTYGIDYRRNLGDLIALNSDIPRAELPKNVFFAEGDVPPAACRVTYRQESQWSTGFQVTMSITNAGSTPVPDGWTLRFVFPNGQQITQLWNGLVAQDGARVPVTNAGWNGTLGPGQTLGGVGFNATWSGVNNRPAAFSLNTTACTTG, from the coding sequence GTGACCCCGTTCGCCGCGGCGGACGTGTCCACATTGGCCGTACCGTTCGCGGTACAGAGCCTCGACGGTTCCGGCAACAACGTGGCCAACCCCACGTGGGGGCAGGCCAACCAGCCGTACTCGCGGGTCGCCGCCGCCCGGTACGCGGACGGGCGCAGCCAGCCCGTGAGCGGCCCGAACTCCCGTTACATCAGCAACCGCGTATTCAACGACGTGGCCCAGAATGTGTTCTCCGAACGCCAGGTAACGGCCTGGGGATGGACCTGGGGTCAGATTCTCGACCACACCTTCGGGCTCCGTCTGGGACGGGCGCCCGGCGATCCGGCAGGGGAGACGGCAAACATTCCCTTCAATGCCAACGACCCGCTGGAAGAGTTTGAGAACACGCTCGGATTCATTCCGTTCGTACGCTCCGATCCGGCTCCCGGCACCGGCGTGACAAACCCCCGCCAGCAGGTGAACACCAACCCGTCGTACATCAACGGCTTCCCGATCTACGGCGGCACCAGCGCGCGGCTGGACTGGCTGCGCGAAGGCTCGAACGACGGAAACCCCGCCAACAACAACGCCCGCCTGCTGATGCAGGGCAACTACCTGCCGCGCGCGAACGCACGGGGCAGCGCGTCGACCGCACCGCCGATGGAGGTCGACGGGATCCTGCGGGCAAACCCGGCCAGCGCGATGGTCGCCGGCGACGTACGCGCCAACGAGAACCTGTTCCTGACCGCGACGCACACGCTCCTGGCCCGCGAGCACAACCGGATCGTCGGCCTGCTGCCGGCGTCGCTGTCCGAAGAGGACAGGTTCCAGATCGCGCGGCGGGTGGTGATGGCCGAGCAGCAGTACATCACGTACACCGAGTGGCTGCCCGCGATGGGCATCAGCCTGCCCGCGTACTCCGGGTACAACCCGGGCATCAACACGGCGCTGTCCAACGAGTTCGCCACCGTCGGCTACCGCGTGCACAGCCAGATCCACGGCGAGATGGAGATCGCGACGGACGCGAGCCGGTACACGGCCGCCCAGCTCGCCGCGTTCGAGGCGCAGGGCATCGAGATCGTCCGGGAGGGCGACGAGGTCGAGCTGGTCATCCCGCTCAACCGCGGCTTCTTCAACCCCGCCCTTGTCCCGTCGATCGGGCTCGGCCCGCTGCTGCAGGCGATCGGTGGCGAGCCCCAGTACAAGAACGAGGAGATGATCGACAACCAGCTGCGCAGCGTGCTCTTCCAGATTCCGGTCTCCGGCAACCCGGAGTGCCTGGACGGCGAAGGGCTGCCGGAGTGCTTCGACGCGGTACTCGACCTCGGCGCGATCGACGTCGAGCGGGGCCGGGACCACGGCATGCCGACCTACAACCAGCTGCGCCAGGCGTACGGCCTGCCGGCCCGCACCTCGTTCACCCAGATCACCGGCGAGGCGAGTGCCGCCTTCCCGCCCGGTACCGGCGTCGACAACCCGGCCAGCCTCGGTTTCCCGCAGCTGTTCGACGTCTTCAACGCCGAGGTCGACCAGGCCGACGAGGACGCGGTGGAGGGCACGCCGGTGCGGTTCAACCGGGCCAGCCCGCTCGCCGCGCGGCTGCAGGGCATCTACGGCAGCGTGGACAGTGTGGACGCTTTCGTGGGCGCGCTGGCCGAGCCGCACGTGGCGGGCACTGAGTTCGGCGAGCTGCAGCGGGCCATCTGGACCCGCGAGTTCCAGCGGCTGCGCGACGGCGACCGCTTCTTCTACGCCAACGACCCCGCTCTGCAGTACATCCAGAGCACCTACGGCATCGACTACCGCCGCAACCTCGGCGACCTCATCGCGCTCAACAGCGACATCCCTCGCGCCGAGCTGCCGAAGAACGTGTTCTTCGCCGAGGGCGACGTGCCGCCGGCCGCATGCCGGGTCACGTACCGGCAGGAGAGTCAGTGGAGCACCGGTTTCCAGGTCACCATGTCCATCACCAACGCCGGCTCCACGCCGGTACCGGACGGGTGGACGCTGCGCTTCGTCTTCCCGAACGGGCAGCAGATCACCCAGCTCTGGAACGGACTCGTCGCTCAGGACGGGGCGCGCGTGCCGGTCACGAACGCCGGCTGGAACGGCACCCTCGGCCCCGGCCAGACACTCGGCGGTGTCGGGTTCAACGCGACCTGGAGCGGAGTCAACAACCGGCCGGCGGCGTTCTCCCTGAACACCACGGCCTGCACGACCGGGTGA